TTATCATTATCATTAGTGGAGGCATTATACTTAACTTCTCTTGGATGGCTTGTTGTTAAAGATTCTAATGGTAAGTTATTATCTTTTGAGAAACTTTATGAGTATGCGAGAAATATAGAGGAGAGTTTATGCATAAAATATCTTGTCTATAGGGATTTGAGAAATAGGGGCTATACTGTAAAAACTGGCCTGAAATACGGCACAGATTTTAGATTATATGAGAGAGGAGCAGATATTGATAAGGAGCACTCAATCTACCTTGTCAAGGTTTTTTCTGAAGAAAAGCCCTGCAACATTTCAGAACTCACTGGATTTGTTAGAGTTGCGCACTCTGTTAGGAAAAAACTGCTCATTGCCATTGTTGATGCTGACGGAGATGTGGTTTATTATGATATGGGTTTTGTTAGACCTTAACTGAAAAATAAAGAGGGAAAATATGATATTATTACCTGAAAATGAGAGAAAGTTGATTGTTGATGTTTTAACAAAATATGGAGTTAGCAAAGAGGATGCTGAGATTACAGCGGATGTTTTTGTTGACGCTGATTTGAAGGGATTCACATCCCATGGAATTGGTAGGTTTCCTCAGTATATTATAGGACTTGAATGTGGAAATATAAACACAAATCCGAACATAAGAATAGTCAAAGAAACTCCTGCAACTGCCACAATAGATGGGGATTTTGGGCTTGGGCAAGTTGTTGGAAAAAAAGCAATGGAGTTAGCAATTGAAAAGGCGAGAAATGTTGGTCTTGGAAGTGTGGCGACAAGAAATTCAAATCACTTTGGCATTGCTGGATACTATTCAGAGATTGCTATGAAAAAGGGGATGATTGGTATAACAATAACCAATACAGAACCTGCAATGGCACCATTTGGGGGAAAGAATAAGATTTTGGGAACCAATCCAATAGCGATTGCATTTAAAGGAAAAAAATATACATTCTCTCTTGATATGGCAACTGCATCAATAGCAAGGGGTAAAATCGTAGAAATGGCAAGGTTAGGCAAGGATATTCCAGATGGATGTGCAGTTGATAAGGATGGAAACTTAACAACAAATCCACATAAGGCATTAGAAGGGAGTATCCTACCTTTTGGAGGTCCAAAGGGTTATGGTTTAGCATTGGCAGTTGAGGTTCTTGCATCAATTGGTGGAGCGGAGATGGGAACAAAGATAAAAGGAACCGCAAATCCAAAAGATAAGTGTACAAAAGGGGATTTGTTCATAGCAATAAATCCAGATGCATTTTGGGATAAAGATGAGTTTATGGAGAAGATTGATGAACTGATAGATGAGATAAAGAACTCTGAACCTGCAAAAGGATTTAATAAAGTTTTAATTCCTGGAGACATTGAGAGAATGAATATGGAAAAGAGAAAAGATGGTTTTGAGATAGATGAAATTCTATATAAAAGGTTAAAAGAAATTTGTGAGAAAAATGGACTGAATATTAATGATTATGTTAAAGTTGAATAATTTTAATAGGTGGCTTGGGGGTTATCTCGGAGCGAAGCGACGAGAACTTAAAAACCGTTAGGTTTTTATGTCCACGACAGGGGCAGAGGTTTCCATTAGGAAACTGATGACGCCGTTTGAAACTGTTTAATTATTCATAGGCATTCATGAACTTATGTGAGTAAATATCCAAAGAAATCTTTAAATACATGGCATTACAAAACGTAGAATAAAAACAAACAAACGATTGCTATGTCGAATAAAACAAAATCAAAAAATAACCAAGAATTAACTTACCAAGTCGTTCTATCTTACAAAGTTAGTCATAACTATCCACTTAAAACTTTTTTAACCGAATGTAAAGACAAGTTAAACATAAGCATCGACATAATTTGGAATAATATCGAATGGAGCAAAAAAGGTTATCCAAAACTACCAAAATCAAACGAATTCAAAAGAAACTTAAGAAACAAACTCTTGGAAAATTGGGAATATGCATCTCACTACATCGATGGAATTATAAAGACCGCCTATTCCATCCTACAAAGTTGGGCATCGAACTACAAAAGGGACTATAGAACTAAAACAAAACCGATAGTAGAGAGATTATTCGTTAGAGTTAAGACAACTCTAATAAAATACGATAAAGAGAAAGGAGAAATACGGATAACGATAAAACCAAGAAAGGACTACCTAACCTTAAACATAAAAGATGAATGGTTTTTCGATAAGGTTAGGGGCTTGTCCATTGGAGAAATTATTTTAAAAGAAAATGAAGCATTTTTAACCTTCAAAGATAATCTAAACCATTCAGACAAAGAGATAATCGTCGGAGTAGATAGCAATCTAAAGTCCCTCGATTTGTTCCATCCGATAGAAGGGTGGATAAGAGTTGATTTAACCGAACTGCATCGAATTAAGGAGGTCTATGATAAAAAAATCGACTTTCTTAAAAAATTGCTTAAAAAATGTCCTTTAAGGGCTTTAAGAAAGATGAAAAGATTGTTCGAAAGGAGGAAAAATCGAGTTAATGACTTCTTACACAAACTTACAACGCAACTATTTAGATTATTCCCAAATGCGATTTTTGTTTTTGAGGATTTAAATAAGAGAAAGATGTATAAAAACAAATACCACAATAGAAGAATAGACAGAGCGAATTGGAAGGGATTAATTGAAAAAATAAGTTATAAAACGATTGTTATCTTAGTTAATCCTGCCTACACTTCGACAACCTGTCCTGTATGCGGGAGTAAAATGGAGTCCCAAGAAGGACAGGTTGTTTATTGTTCTGAATGTTTAAACTCTTTTAATCGCCAATTGGCTGGCTCTTTTAATATTTTTAAAAGAGGTTTAGGGAGAATTAAAAAGTTAATGGGTGGCTTGGGGGTTATCTCGGAGCGAAGCGACGAGAACTTAAAAACCGTTAGGTTTTTATGTCCACGACAGGGGCAGAGGTTTCTTTAAAGAAACTGATGACGCCCAACCCCGACGTGATTTATAGGGTAGATTATAACGGAAGATATTTAATGAGAGTTAGTTAATACTCACTATTACTCATAAATAATCACGTCGGGGGAACCTCAAGTATAGTTGATTAAATTATGATGGTTAAAAATTTCTTCTTTAATGAGTTTTCTATTTGAGTTATATAATATAAACCACATCCATAAAACAAAGGGTTAAAATTTGGAAATTATAGAACCATCTTGTGGAATTATATAATGCAGAGAAAAACGGCATTTTTATCAATTAATTAAACAATCCTAATTTAGGGATAGTATGATTACTGTCATCTTAGTTAATCCAAAATACAGTGGAAATGTTGGAGCAATTGCAAGGAATATGAAAAATTTTGGAGTTAAGGAATTGAGAATTGTTGGAAATAGTGATATTTTGGATGAAGAGGCATATATAAGGGCAGTCCATGCAAAGGATATCTTAGATAATGCAAAGCTTTACAACAGTTTAGAAGAGGCAATTGGGGATATAGATTTTGTTGTTGCAACATCTGGGGCAATTGGTGGAGATAGGAATTTGAAGAGAGTCCCAATCACCCCAAGAGAACTTGCAAAGAAGAGTTTAGAAATTGAAGGGAAGATAGGAATTGTTTTTGGTAGAGAAGATGATGGTTTAACCAATGAGGAATTGGAGTTATGTGATTTACTTGTTTCTATTCCAACATCTGAGGAATATCCAATAATGAACGTATCCCATGCAGTTTCTGTAATTCTCTATGAACTTTATGTTACAAGGATCGAACATGAAAGAGAAATTCCATATAATGTTAAAATGAGAGTAGCATCAAAATTGGAGAAAGAGATATTAATAAAATTGTTTAATGAATTTGTTGATAACTCAGATATTCCAGATTACAGGAAGGATTTATGCAAAGTCATCTTTAAAAGGATTATAAGTAGAGCATTTATAAGTGGAAAAGAAGCAAATACGTTAATGTGTGTTTTTAGAGAGAGAAAAAAAGATTAAATGGTGAGATTATGAGGATTAGAGGAAAAGCACACATCTTTGGAGATGACGTTGATACCGATGCAATCATTCCAGGACCTTATCTAAGAACTACGGATGTTTATGAACTCGCATCCCACTGCATGGCAGGGATTGATGAAGATTTCCCAAAAAGAGTTAAAGAAGGAGATGTCATTGTTGCTGGAGAGAATTTCGGTTGTGGTTCAAGTAGGGAACAGGCACCAATAGCAATAAAATACTGTGGGATAAGGGCAGTTATTGCTGAGAGTTTTGCAAGAATCTTCTATAGGAATGCAATAAACATTGGACTAATTCCAATAGTTTGTAAAGATATTACCAAATATGTTAAAGAAGGAGATGCTATTGAAGTTGACTTGGAGAATGAGAAGATTATAATAAACGATAAACTAACTCTAAACTGTGAAACACCAAAAGGTATAGAAAGAGAAATCTTAGAATCTGGAGGATTAACCAACTATATCAAAAAACAACAAAATTTAAAAAAGATTGCATCAAATTAAACTTCTATGCTTATTAGTTAATAATGAGGTGATTCAATGTCAAGATTGGCGATTATTGATTATGATAGATGCCAACCAAAAAAATGTGCAATGGAATGTATCAAATACTGTCCTGGCGTGAGGATGGGGGAAGAAACCATTGTAATGGATGAGAGTTTAGGAAAGCCAGTAATATCAGAAGAACTTTGTAGTGGTTGTGGAATCTGCACTAAGAGATGTCCATTTAACGCAATATCCATCATCGGTTTGCCAGAGGAATTGAGTGAGGATAAGATAGTGCATTCTTATGGAAAAAATAGGTTTAGACTCTATGGTTTAGTTGTTCCAAGAGAAGGGGTTGTTGGTATCTTAGGGCCTAACGGTGTTGGTAAATCCACAATTTTGAGGATATTGAGTGGAGAGTTGATACCAAATTTGGGTAAATTGGATGAAGAACCATCTTATGACAAAGTTATAAAGCACTTCTCAGGAACTGAATTGCAGAACTACTTTGAAAAATTAAAAAATAAGGAGATTAAGGTTATTCACAAAGTCCAGTATGTGGATGTTTTACCAAAGGTTGTTAAAGGGAAGGTTATTGATATATTGAAGAGGATTGATGAAAAGGGGAAATTGGATGAGATTATAGAAAAACTTGATTTAAAGAATATTTTGGAGAGGGAATTGAGCCAGTTGAGTGGTGGGGAATTGCAGAGGGTTGCTATTGCCGCTGCATGTTTGAGGAATGGGGATATTTATTACTTTGACGAACCAACATCATGGCTTGATGTTAAGCAGAGATTCAATGCTGCAAGAACAATAAGGGAATTGGATGGGCGTGTTGTTGTTGTAGAGCATGATTTGATTGTTTTGGATTATTTATCTGATTATATACACATTGTCTATGGGGTTCCTTCTGCCTATGGTATTGTTTCCCACCCAAGAGGTGTTAGGGTTGGAATTAATGCATATTTAGATGGGCATTTGAAGGAGGAGAATATAAAGTTTAGAAAAGAGGCGATAAAGTTTGAGAAAAGACCCCCATTGGATGCATCAAATAGACCTTTGTTGTTGAGATATTCAAAAATGTCAAAGGCATTGGATAACTTTAAATTGGAGATTGATGGTGGAGAAATTTATAAAGGGGAAGTTATTGGTATTTTAGGGCCTAATGGTATAGGAAAGACAACATTTGTTAAGTTATTGGCAAAGATCATCGAGCCAGATGAAGGAAATGTTGAGGGAGATATTAAGATATCCTATAAGCCACAATACATAACCCCTGATTATGATGGGACAGTTGAGGAACTTTTATCATCAATAACAAATATAAACTCATCTTACTATAAATCAGAGATAATTAAACCATTGCAATTGGAAAGATTATTGGATATGAATGTTAAAGATTTATCTGGTGGAGAATTACAGAGGGTTGCTATTGCTGCATGTTTAAGTAAGAATGCCGATGTTTATTTAATTGACGAGCCATCTGCATTCTTGGATGTTGAGCAAAGGTTGAGTGTATCTAAGGTGATAAGAAGAATGGCGGATGAAAAAGAGGCAGCAATGTTTGTTGTTGACCATGACATATTATTCCAAGATTACATATCAGATAGATTCATAGTATTTAGCGGAGAACCGGGGAGATTTGGGAAAGGTTCACCACCAATGAATAAGAGAGAAGGAGCAAATATCTTCCTAAAAGAGATGGGAGTGACATTCAGAAGAGACCAAGATACGGGAAGACCAAGGGCAAACAAAGAAGGTAGTCAGAGAGATTTATATCAAAGAGAAATTGGGGAGTACTATTATGTCGATGAATAAATTGCAAGTTTACGATAAATTTTTATGCTTATTTACCTAATAGTTTTTGTATATTTGTTTATTATCATTAAATCACAAGTACAAAATCTTAAAATGGTGATTACATGATTGTTGAGAGAGTTCAAGGGTATTTAGAGAAAATAGAAAAAATGAAGGATATTAATGCATTTATTGATGTCAATAAAGATAGAGTCCTAAAAGAGGCGGAAGAATTGGAAAAAAATGAAAAATTAAAAGATAAGCCGTTATATGGTAAAATCATTGCAATTAAAGCAAATATTAACGTTAAAGGATATACCATATCATGTGCATCAAAAACCCTCGAGAATTATATAGCCCCTTATGATGCAACAGTCATTAAAAAGTTAAAGGCAAACGGAGCCTTAATAATTGGAATGACAAACTTGGATGAATTTGCATGTGGAAGTAGTGGAGAGACATCCTATTTTGGTGCAACAAAAAACCCAAAGGCAGAAGATAGAATCCCAGGAGGAAGTAGTTCTGGAAGTGCTGCTGCAGTATCTGCAGATCTTTGTGATATGGCACTTGGAAGCGATACTGGGGGAAGTATTAGAAACCCTGCCTCACATTGTGGAGTTGTTGGATTTAAACCAAGTTATGGAGTTGTTAGTAGGCAGGGACTTTGTGATTTAGCAATGAGTTTTGACCAAATAGGGCCCATAACAAAGAACGCTGAAGATGCCTTATTATTAACAAACATCATAAAAGGAAAAGACCCAAGTGATTCAACAACAGTAGAAACCCCAAAATTTGAGAAAGAAAGTGTAGAGAACTACAAGGTTGGTGTTGTTAAGGAATTTATGGATGTTGCCGATGATAAGATTAGGGATAAGATAGAGAAAGGCATTGAGGTGTTTAAGGATTTGGGTTGCGAAATAGTTGAGTTAAGTTACAAGTATGTTGATTTAGCATTGCCAACCTACTATTTGATTAATTATGTGGAGTTCTTCTCTGCAACAAGGAAGTATGATGGGAGAAGATATGGTTATAGAATAGAGGAAGTTTGCGGAGAGGAGGTTTTGAGGAGAATATTGATTGGAAAACACATCAGTGAGAAGGAATACAGCGGTAAATACTACAAAAGGGCTTTGCAAGCAAGAAATGTTATGAGAAAAGAGATGATGAAAATCCTCAAAGATGTTGATGTTATTGTTGGGCCAACAGTTCCAAAGTTACCACACAAGTTAGGGGAAAAATTGAGCCCAATGGAAATGTATGCCTACGATGTTTTGACAGTTCCAACAAACATCTGTGGAATCTGTGCTGGAGTTGTGCCATGCGGAGATGTGAATGGAGTTCCAGTTGGATTGCAAATTCAGGCAAAGTCATTTGAAGACCAGAAAGTTTTAAGTGCAATGATTGAGTTTGAGAAGGCATTATAGGTTAATTTTAATTTTAGTCATTAGTATTGAGGTTACCCTATTGGAATTACAATAGGAATTCCCCTAACGTTTTCAATATAGGCATCAACTCCATAAACCGCCTTAATATTCTCTGGATTTATAACTTCTTTCCCTCCTTCAGCGTAAATAACTCCATTTCTTAGCATTATAAATTTATCAGAGTATCTTAAAGATAAATTTAAATCATGCATAACAACAATTGAGGCTATGTTTTGAGATTTTGATATGTTCCTAATAATTCTCATAACCTCCAACTGATTCTTTAAATCCAAGTTGTTTGTTGGCTCATCTAAAAGTAGTATTTGTGGTTCTTGCACTAAAGCCCTTGCTATAATCACTTTCTGCAACTCCCCACCACTCAACTCATTCGTATATCTTAAGGCATAACCCCCTAAATTTAAGAGTTTTAAAACTTTATGGGTTATTTCTATATCTCTATCAGATACTTCCCATTTTATATGTGGCTTTCTTCCTAACAAAACGGCATCAAATACAGTCATATAATTACCTTCTGCTTTCTGTGGGACGTAACCAACCTTTTTTGCTAATTCATATCCATCTAAATTATTTATATCAAAATTGTCAATCAATATCGTTCCTCTCTTTGGTTTTAAAATTTTATTTATGCATTTTAAGAGTGTTGATTTTCCAGCACCATTAACTCCTAAAATAGAGACAACTTCTCCTCTTTTAACTTCAAACTTTATATTATTTAATATCTGCCTACTTTTATATGCAAATTCAACTCCATCTACAGAGAGAATCATTAAATCACCAATTTTATTTTTTATACATCTTTAGCAGTAAATAGAGGAACATCGGAGCCCCTAAGAAAGAAGTTAATATCCCAACTGGCAACACTATCGGAGCAATTATTGTCCTCGCAAATGTATCTGCAATCAGTAACAACACAGACCCAAATAATGCAGAGATTGGAATTAAAAACCTATAATCTCCTCCAATGCAAATCCTAACTATATGTGGGCAGATTAAACCAACAAATCCAATTATTCCCAAAAATGCAACATTTACACTTGTTAATAGTGAGGCAATAAGCATGCCAATCAATCTTGTCCTTTCTGTATTAACTCCCAAGGATTTTGCCGCCTCTTCCCCTGCCTCCAATGCATTGTAATCCCATCTCTTATAAATGAAGTAAATTAACGCAGGAATCATAATTGCAGTCATGATATAGATTTCTGTCCATAAAGGTCTTCCTAAATCACCAAAAGTCCAATAAACCATTGCCGCTAACTGCAAGTCATCTGCAAAGTATTGTATAAGC
This is a stretch of genomic DNA from Methanotorris formicicus Mc-S-70. It encodes these proteins:
- the endA gene encoding tRNA-intron lyase, with the translated sequence MAKKQIVGILSDERVAVFDKNGISRLCARYYGEKNDNFLSLSLVEALYLTSLGWLVVKDSNGKLLSFEKLYEYARNIEESLCIKYLVYRDLRNRGYTVKTGLKYGTDFRLYERGADIDKEHSIYLVKVFSEEKPCNISELTGFVRVAHSVRKKLLIAIVDADGDVVYYDMGFVRP
- the comC gene encoding L-sulfolactate dehydrogenase — encoded protein: MILLPENERKLIVDVLTKYGVSKEDAEITADVFVDADLKGFTSHGIGRFPQYIIGLECGNINTNPNIRIVKETPATATIDGDFGLGQVVGKKAMELAIEKARNVGLGSVATRNSNHFGIAGYYSEIAMKKGMIGITITNTEPAMAPFGGKNKILGTNPIAIAFKGKKYTFSLDMATASIARGKIVEMARLGKDIPDGCAVDKDGNLTTNPHKALEGSILPFGGPKGYGLALAVEVLASIGGAEMGTKIKGTANPKDKCTKGDLFIAINPDAFWDKDEFMEKIDELIDEIKNSEPAKGFNKVLIPGDIERMNMEKRKDGFEIDEILYKRLKEICEKNGLNINDYVKVE
- a CDS encoding RNA-guided endonuclease TnpB family protein, coding for MSNKTKSKNNQELTYQVVLSYKVSHNYPLKTFLTECKDKLNISIDIIWNNIEWSKKGYPKLPKSNEFKRNLRNKLLENWEYASHYIDGIIKTAYSILQSWASNYKRDYRTKTKPIVERLFVRVKTTLIKYDKEKGEIRITIKPRKDYLTLNIKDEWFFDKVRGLSIGEIILKENEAFLTFKDNLNHSDKEIIVGVDSNLKSLDLFHPIEGWIRVDLTELHRIKEVYDKKIDFLKKLLKKCPLRALRKMKRLFERRKNRVNDFLHKLTTQLFRLFPNAIFVFEDLNKRKMYKNKYHNRRIDRANWKGLIEKISYKTIVILVNPAYTSTTCPVCGSKMESQEGQVVYCSECLNSFNRQLAGSFNIFKRGLGRIKKLMGGLGVISERSDENLKTVRFLCPRQGQRFL
- a CDS encoding RNA methyltransferase, translating into MITVILVNPKYSGNVGAIARNMKNFGVKELRIVGNSDILDEEAYIRAVHAKDILDNAKLYNSLEEAIGDIDFVVATSGAIGGDRNLKRVPITPRELAKKSLEIEGKIGIVFGREDDGLTNEELELCDLLVSIPTSEEYPIMNVSHAVSVILYELYVTRIEHEREIPYNVKMRVASKLEKEILIKLFNEFVDNSDIPDYRKDLCKVIFKRIISRAFISGKEANTLMCVFRERKKD
- the hacB gene encoding homoaconitase small subunit, with translation MRIRGKAHIFGDDVDTDAIIPGPYLRTTDVYELASHCMAGIDEDFPKRVKEGDVIVAGENFGCGSSREQAPIAIKYCGIRAVIAESFARIFYRNAINIGLIPIVCKDITKYVKEGDAIEVDLENEKIIINDKLTLNCETPKGIEREILESGGLTNYIKKQQNLKKIASN
- a CDS encoding ribosome biogenesis/translation initiation ATPase RLI, whose amino-acid sequence is MSRLAIIDYDRCQPKKCAMECIKYCPGVRMGEETIVMDESLGKPVISEELCSGCGICTKRCPFNAISIIGLPEELSEDKIVHSYGKNRFRLYGLVVPREGVVGILGPNGVGKSTILRILSGELIPNLGKLDEEPSYDKVIKHFSGTELQNYFEKLKNKEIKVIHKVQYVDVLPKVVKGKVIDILKRIDEKGKLDEIIEKLDLKNILERELSQLSGGELQRVAIAAACLRNGDIYYFDEPTSWLDVKQRFNAARTIRELDGRVVVVEHDLIVLDYLSDYIHIVYGVPSAYGIVSHPRGVRVGINAYLDGHLKEENIKFRKEAIKFEKRPPLDASNRPLLLRYSKMSKALDNFKLEIDGGEIYKGEVIGILGPNGIGKTTFVKLLAKIIEPDEGNVEGDIKISYKPQYITPDYDGTVEELLSSITNINSSYYKSEIIKPLQLERLLDMNVKDLSGGELQRVAIAACLSKNADVYLIDEPSAFLDVEQRLSVSKVIRRMADEKEAAMFVVDHDILFQDYISDRFIVFSGEPGRFGKGSPPMNKREGANIFLKEMGVTFRRDQDTGRPRANKEGSQRDLYQREIGEYYYVDE
- the gatA gene encoding Asp-tRNA(Asn)/Glu-tRNA(Gln) amidotransferase subunit GatA, which gives rise to MIVERVQGYLEKIEKMKDINAFIDVNKDRVLKEAEELEKNEKLKDKPLYGKIIAIKANINVKGYTISCASKTLENYIAPYDATVIKKLKANGALIIGMTNLDEFACGSSGETSYFGATKNPKAEDRIPGGSSSGSAAAVSADLCDMALGSDTGGSIRNPASHCGVVGFKPSYGVVSRQGLCDLAMSFDQIGPITKNAEDALLLTNIIKGKDPSDSTTVETPKFEKESVENYKVGVVKEFMDVADDKIRDKIEKGIEVFKDLGCEIVELSYKYVDLALPTYYLINYVEFFSATRKYDGRRYGYRIEEVCGEEVLRRILIGKHISEKEYSGKYYKRALQARNVMRKEMMKILKDVDVIVGPTVPKLPHKLGEKLSPMEMYAYDVLTVPTNICGICAGVVPCGDVNGVPVGLQIQAKSFEDQKVLSAMIEFEKAL
- a CDS encoding ABC transporter ATP-binding protein, whose amino-acid sequence is MILSVDGVEFAYKSRQILNNIKFEVKRGEVVSILGVNGAGKSTLLKCINKILKPKRGTILIDNFDINNLDGYELAKKVGYVPQKAEGNYMTVFDAVLLGRKPHIKWEVSDRDIEITHKVLKLLNLGGYALRYTNELSGGELQKVIIARALVQEPQILLLDEPTNNLDLKNQLEVMRIIRNISKSQNIASIVVMHDLNLSLRYSDKFIMLRNGVIYAEGGKEVINPENIKAVYGVDAYIENVRGIPIVIPIG